AGGAGCGGCCAGCGCACTGCCCACCAACACGTCGGATCCTTCACCACCCGTGTTGCCCATCCAGACGCCCACTACATATTCGGGATTGTATCCCAGACACCAGGCATCGCGACGTCCATTGGATGTGCCGGTTTTCCAGGCAAAACGATGCATCTGACGCGACGACGCGGCGGCCACATCCATGGAAACCGGTCGTTGCAGTATATCCGCCACAAACCAGCTGGTTTCCGGGGAAAACAAGGTTTCCGATACCAGATTTGTATCGCTGTTGAGCATGGTCCATGGCATCCATGTGCCACCTCGCGCCAGACAGGCATAGGCATTGACCAGATCGATCAATCGCACATCGGCTGTTCCCAGCGCCAGACTCAGTCCGTAGTCGGCCGAGCCCTGATTAACACTGGCGATGGCCAATCCATGCAGCAGATTGATAAAGCGATCCACCCCCACTCTTCTTAACACACGAACGGCGGGAATATTCAGCGATTGACGTAACGCCTCTGTCGCACTGACTTGGCCACGGAACGACCGATCCGCATTTTGTGGACGATATAAGGCCTGCTGCATCGCCGAATCATCCAGAGGCGTTTCCGGCGAAAGCCATCCGTCATTCATCGCCATCGCATACAAAAAAGGTTTCAGCGTCGATCCGGCACTGCGTGTCACCAGCGCATAGTTTATTTTTCCGCTGCGGGGCGCATCGTAATCGGGATAACTGACCATGGCCCGCACAGCACTGTTGGATACCTGCATGACCACCACCGCCATGCTGTCCGGTCCGTCGGCTCCCTGCTCCCTAATCAGCTGCTGCATCAGTAAGTCAACCTGCTGCTGCATATCGGGATCCAGCGAGGTCTGCATATGATGTTGCGCAGGGTGCGTTGCCTGTTCTCTCTGACGAATCTCGTCCGCATATCTTTGCTGAACGGCATCGCAGAAATGCGGTTCACGAAAGGGGGCGGGGCGGCGATGTAATGCCATCGGAGCCGCCTCGGCATCAATTCGTTGGGCGGTGGTAATCATGCCGCAGGCCTCCATTCGGCGCAGCACATAAGAGCGACGCAGTCTTGCCCGTTCCGGATGTTTATCCGGACGATAACGCGCCGGTGACTGCGGCAATCCCGCCAGCAGTGCCGCTTCGGCCAGCGTCAGAGCCGACGCATCGACCCCGAAATAAACCTGTGCCGCACGCTGCACACCACGAATATTCCCCCCCATGGGCATCCGGTTGATGTACTGCTCTAAAATGGCGTCTTTACTCAGCGCACGTTCCATTTTCAGTGCCTTGGCCATTTCCAGCCATTTTGTCAGCAGGGTGCGGGAACGTGGTTCCGCCATGCGAATCACCTGCGTGCTCAAGGTCGATGCTCCGGACACCACTTTCATGCAGACGGCATTCTGCAGCACTGCCCGCATCAATGACACGGGGTCCAATCCCACATGCCTGCGGAAGCGGCGGTCTTCTGCCGCTATCAGTGCCGTAGGCACCCATTTCGATACATGATCCAACGATACCGGCTCCATATCCTGATGCGATGACGGCAAGATGCGACGCAGCGGAGCACCATAGCGATCCGTCAGCACCACATTGCCCGTTCCCTGCAAATGGTCGGCATCAAAAGGCACCAGTGCAATCAGCAGCAGTACCAGTACTCCGCCGATACAACCCAGCCCCAAGAACTGAATCATGAATTTTTTACGGAACATATTCTATTCCACCACGAGGGTTTGCGCGATCGTCTGTCCGGCCGCCGACGTGTTGTACATGCTGTCCGCACGCACCCCGGGGAACTGATAACATCCCCGATTCAACGCCCGCACAGGAAAGACACAGCGGCTTTTGCCGCGCAACCCGGCAGGGAAGATCAAAACCCGATCATCTCTCGCCTCGAAATGAAGCAGGGACATCGTATTCAATGCAGCCCAGTCTTCTCGAACACGCATGCGGGACAACGCGGGTAAATCGACCTCAAACCCGGCGGGCAGTAACTGCTGGATCACCAGTTGTTCCTGCGTTTCATCCCATGTATCCACGTCGATTTCCATCAAATAGGATTCGCCCTGCATCACATGGATGCGCTGATCGGCATCCGCCGTAATCCTTTTTCTATCCTGTAATGTCCGCAAGGTACGCTGCAATGTCAGTCCTTTGGACTCCGGTGCTGGTGGCGACAAGGGTACTCCCGTGAAGGTTGTCGTGCAAAACAGCGGACGGGTTCCGGTATTCTCCAAGGTGACCTGTACATCAGCAAAGACGCGGCGCAGTCCAGCCTCCGGAACATTCATCACGACGCCGTTCATTTTCACCGCCGGCGACACGGTCGAGGATGAGGGTCGGGGCAGATGAAGATAATGTTCCGCAAGCGAACTCACCGCCCAGGCATTATCCATCGTGGAAAACCATGTTCCCCTGCCATCCTCTGTAACACACAGCATGGCGGCATAATCAAGTGCCTCGCTGGATGCCGGTTCCAGCGCATTCCATGCCATCAGCATCAAGGCCCAGGGCAGGACATAGGACTGATCGGCGTGTTGCCCTGACTCGGGAAAACGCGACGGGGTTTCCATCTTTTGCATGAAACGCAGTGCCTCGGCTCTGCGTCCTGCCGCAATCAGCGCATTCATGGTGTAGCCCTGAATGGCCAGCGAATCACCGTCGCCTAACTGAAGCAGCGTATTCAACCAGCTGTGAGGAATCCGCTGGTTTTCTGCCAGCGTCCAGCAGGCCAGAGGAATCCACGCCGGCAGCCGGATCTCGGAGCGTTCGTCCAGACGATATCCCGCCAGTTCCCGTTCCAGATACTGAAGCAGGGACGACATCACGCCTTCATAGGGCTGACCGATACCGCGACGCAACGCCCGACCCATGGCCAGTCCCGCATAGGCTGTTCCCCAGCGCCAGGCCTCTTTGCTGTCGGGCCAATAACCCATCGAACCATCTGCATGCTGCATGGACGCGATGCGCGCCATTCCAGCACGAATCTGCGGCTCCACATCGCCCAGCTGCATCGTTGTGATCAGCGACTGGGCACACAGCTGAGCAAAGATTTTGGACGTGGTCTGCTCCAGACATCCATAAGGATAAGCCATCAGTTTATTCATGGCAGGCACCAGGTTCACCGTCGGCACCGTACCGATCCATAGATCACCGCTCACCGATGTTGCCAGCCAGTTCGACGGGGCCTGAATCGTTTCTTGCTGTCCCTGCTCGAGCTCCATT
The sequence above is drawn from the Spartobacteria bacterium genome and encodes:
- the pbpC gene encoding penicillin-binding protein 1C, which gives rise to MFRKKFMIQFLGLGCIGGVLVLLLIALVPFDADHLQGTGNVVLTDRYGAPLRRILPSSHQDMEPVSLDHVSKWVPTALIAAEDRRFRRHVGLDPVSLMRAVLQNAVCMKVVSGASTLSTQVIRMAEPRSRTLLTKWLEMAKALKMERALSKDAILEQYINRMPMGGNIRGVQRAAQVYFGVDASALTLAEAALLAGLPQSPARYRPDKHPERARLRRSYVLRRMEACGMITTAQRIDAEAAPMALHRRPAPFREPHFCDAVQQRYADEIRQREQATHPAQHHMQTSLDPDMQQQVDLLMQQLIREQGADGPDSMAVVVMQVSNSAVRAMVSYPDYDAPRSGKINYALVTRSAGSTLKPFLYAMAMNDGWLSPETPLDDSAMQQALYRPQNADRSFRGQVSATEALRQSLNIPAVRVLRRVGVDRFINLLHGLAIASVNQGSADYGLSLALGTADVRLIDLVNAYACLARGGTWMPWTMLNSDTNLVSETLFSPETSWFVADILQRPVSMDVAAASSRQMHRFAWKTGTSNGRRDAWCLGYNPEYVVGVWMGNTGGEGSDVLVGSALAAPLVASVFHSLYAQQAGPWYTRPSGIPDPSLCQRVADPLQTPCKTTDDIPPIHIMYPRNNDCLVMPAYQTNALSLYLKVEGPLAASRRLYWFADGKPIPVSCVGEPVPYAFHRGRHRISCHSDLGQKDEIQFSVE